The proteins below come from a single Arthrobacter sp. zg-Y1171 genomic window:
- a CDS encoding acetyltransferase, giving the protein MLRPKPRPVGENAGAVIDLSKAPGSKESWGKPLYVVALWSACELVFVTNPWQISSRLRVAVLRAFGAEVADGVIFRPRTRVKAPWKLHIGPRSWIGEGVWFHNQDDIWIGADVVISQETFLTTGSHRVRTDMGLVTSPIRVDDGAWVTSRCMVLGGTRIGKSAVIQPMTVVKGTVPPGQVFGSAVGPTGLGERFVSAAESSNAERKSS; this is encoded by the coding sequence ATGCTGCGGCCTAAGCCCCGACCGGTAGGGGAAAACGCCGGCGCTGTCATCGATTTGTCCAAGGCACCCGGTTCCAAGGAATCCTGGGGAAAGCCACTGTATGTGGTGGCCCTGTGGTCCGCGTGTGAACTGGTCTTTGTCACGAACCCGTGGCAGATCAGTTCCCGTCTGCGGGTCGCTGTGCTGCGGGCCTTCGGGGCTGAGGTTGCCGACGGCGTGATCTTCCGTCCGCGCACCCGCGTCAAGGCACCGTGGAAGCTCCACATCGGTCCCCGGTCCTGGATCGGTGAAGGCGTGTGGTTCCACAACCAGGACGACATCTGGATCGGAGCCGACGTCGTCATCTCACAGGAAACGTTCCTGACCACGGGCAGCCACCGGGTCCGTACCGACATGGGGCTGGTGACCAGTCCCATCCGGGTTGACGACGGCGCCTGGGTCACGTCGCGCTGCATGGTGCTGGGAGGAACCCGAATCGGGAAGTCCGCAGTCATCCAGCCAATGACCGTGGTCAAGGGGACGGTCCCGCCGGGACAGGTCTTTGGCAGCGCCGTCGGACCGACCGGGCTCGGGGAACGGTTCGTGTCCGCCGCGGAGAGCAGCAATGCGGAACGGAAATCTTCGTGA